A genomic region of Saccopteryx bilineata isolate mSacBil1 chromosome 1, mSacBil1_pri_phased_curated, whole genome shotgun sequence contains the following coding sequences:
- the LOC136320037 gene encoding taste receptor type 2 member 7-like produces the protein MIIAVGEFSVGILGNAFIGLVNCMDWIRNKKIASIDLILTSLAISRICLLCIILFDCCTLVLNPEDQATNTEKRTFSFFWILTNHVSVWFATCLSIFYFLKIANFFHPLFLWMKWRIDRGIPRILLLCLALSVFISLLVTENLNGDCNLCANAKWERNLTLDKLRINEAQRASYQAWNSVNLLTLFPFSVSLISFLFLILSLWRHIRQMQLTASGCRDPSRDAHMGAIKAIISFLLLFISYYFCFLIATSCYFMAENDLAVIISELIALIYPSSHSFILILGNNKLRQESLRVLYKVTHTVKGRNF, from the coding sequence ATGATCATAGCAGTTGGAGAGTTTTCAGTGGGGATTTTAGGAAATGCATTTATTGGATTGGTAAACTGCATGGACTGGATCAGGAATAAGAAGATTGCTTCCATTGATTTAATCCTTACAAGTCTGGCCATATCCAGAATTTGTCTATTGTGTATTATACTATTTGATTGTTGTACGTTGGTGCTGAATCCAGAAGACCAAGCTACTAATACAGAAAAGAGAACCTTTTCATTCTTCTGGATACTAACCAACCATGTAAGTGTCTGGTTTGCTACCTGCCTCAgcattttctatttcctcaaGATAGCTAATTTCTtccatcctcttttcctctggatgaagtggagaattgACAGGGGGATCCCTAGGATCCTGCTACTGTGCTTGGCCCTCTCTGTGTTCATTAGCCTTCTTGTGACTGAGAATTTGAATGGTGATTGCAACCTTTGTGCCAACGCAAAGTGGGAGAGAAACTTAACTTTGGATAAGTTAAGGATAAATGAAGCTCAACGTGCTTCCTACCAGGCATGGAACAGTGTCAACCTGTTAACATTGTTCCCCTTTTCTGTGTCCCtgatttcatttctcttcttgatCCTCTCCCTTTGGAGACACATCAGGCAGATGCAGCTCACTGCCAGCGGGTGCAGAGATCCCAGTAGAGATGCCCACATGGGAGCCATCAAAGCTATCATCTCCTTCCTCCTGCTTTTCATTTCCTACTATTTTTGCTTTCTCATAGCCACGTCCTGTTACTTCATGGCAGAGAATGATTTAGCAGTGATAATTAGTGAGTTGATAGCTTTAATCTATCCCTCAAGCCATTCATTTATCTTAATTCTGGGGAACAATAAATTAAGACAAGAATCTCTCAGGGTGCTATATAAAGTAACACATAcagtaaaaggaagaaatttcTAA